Proteins encoded by one window of Bacillota bacterium:
- a CDS encoding YbaB/EbfC family nucleoid-associated protein, translating into MNGMGNMNKLMKQVQKMQADIARVQEQLKDMTCEATAGGGVVSVTANGHQEIIKIRISPEALDPEDVTMLEDLVLAAVNEALRKSQELAASELGKVAGGVNLPGMPGLIR; encoded by the coding sequence ATGAACGGAATGGGCAATATGAACAAGCTGATGAAGCAGGTGCAGAAGATGCAGGCGGACATTGCGAGGGTTCAGGAACAGCTCAAGGACATGACCTGCGAAGCGACAGCGGGCGGAGGAGTTGTAAGCGTGACCGCCAATGGACACCAGGAGATCATCAAGATTCGGATTTCCCCAGAGGCTCTCGACCCGGAGGATGTGACGATGCTAGAAGATTTAGTGCTCGCCGCCGTAAATGAGGCATTGAGAAAATCACAGGAGTTGGCTGCCTCGGAATTGGGAAAGGTCGCGGGCGGTGTAAACCTTCCGGGTATGCCGGGGTTAATTCGATGA
- the dnaX gene encoding DNA polymerase III subunit gamma/tau, with protein MPYLALYRRWRPQTFKDVVGQEHVVRTLRNAIALGRVAHAYLFCGPRGTGKTSIAKILAKSLNCEAGPTPDPCDRCKACSRIRDGYSMDVIEIDAASNRGIDEIRELRERVRYAPAEERYKVYIIDEVHMLTTEAFNALLKTLEEPPEYVIFILATTEPHRIPATILSRCQRFDFRRLTVKELAAQISRVLSSEGRTADDEAISLIARFAEGGMRDALSLLEQALSFSGEHVTFDQVAGVLGIAGPRALESFAEAALSHDISGAMSLLHDILNEGKDLRQFFRDLMDYFKGLLIARQCKTPGQLAGLADVSEAHAMALMEQAGRFPAERLMDIIQQLSEIDRDLRSSSQPRITAEIGALKLIGLPESSAGAGVVTEPHISSDEGVPSKSLIASSPQGMASSSSQAMASTPSRVMASTPSEEIASTSEMAGEVSDSSYGSCNTIEEEDLLKRAVKLLKDRRIGSIWSILEKACKAYVRGTAIFIGFNQNYQMNSQLLSREKARKAVEAVFQELLGKPVEIRFENLESSAASKNGDDANEGPRLQAAPDPSAREMAASSGQNAVSAGAGATEVAMDIVDEGNSQEDIGEQGPLIENSPEVANDPIVRQVAMFFGGRVLKAVGNREEN; from the coding sequence ATGCCTTATCTTGCTCTTTACCGGAGATGGCGTCCCCAGACTTTTAAGGATGTGGTAGGCCAGGAGCATGTGGTAAGGACTCTCAGAAACGCCATTGCCCTTGGACGGGTGGCCCATGCTTACCTTTTTTGCGGGCCTAGGGGGACCGGCAAGACCAGCATTGCCAAGATCCTGGCCAAGTCTCTGAATTGTGAGGCTGGACCAACACCAGACCCTTGTGATAGGTGCAAAGCTTGCAGCAGGATCCGCGACGGATATTCGATGGATGTAATTGAGATCGATGCGGCGTCAAATAGAGGCATAGACGAGATCAGGGAGCTCCGGGAGCGGGTGAGGTACGCTCCTGCAGAGGAAAGGTATAAGGTCTATATAATCGACGAGGTTCATATGCTCACGACGGAAGCCTTCAATGCGCTTCTGAAAACCCTGGAGGAGCCGCCCGAATATGTCATTTTCATTCTTGCGACCACTGAACCACATAGGATTCCCGCAACGATCTTGTCGAGGTGTCAAAGGTTCGATTTCAGAAGACTGACCGTGAAAGAGCTCGCCGCGCAAATAAGTCGTGTTTTATCGTCTGAAGGCAGGACTGCGGATGATGAGGCCATAAGCTTGATAGCCAGGTTTGCCGAGGGCGGGATGAGGGATGCGCTGAGCCTCCTGGAACAGGCGCTTTCTTTTTCCGGCGAACATGTGACATTTGATCAAGTGGCGGGAGTCCTGGGGATAGCGGGTCCTCGCGCCCTCGAGAGCTTTGCCGAGGCCGCCTTAAGCCATGATATCTCAGGCGCTATGTCATTATTACATGATATACTAAACGAGGGCAAGGATCTCCGACAATTCTTCAGAGACCTAATGGATTATTTCAAGGGCCTTCTAATAGCCCGACAATGTAAGACTCCGGGACAGTTGGCAGGATTAGCCGATGTCTCGGAGGCACATGCCATGGCTCTCATGGAACAGGCCGGACGATTTCCGGCTGAGCGGCTCATGGATATCATCCAGCAGCTATCTGAAATAGACAGGGATTTGAGATCATCTAGCCAACCGAGGATCACTGCCGAAATCGGGGCGCTTAAATTGATTGGACTTCCCGAGTCCAGCGCCGGCGCCGGTGTCGTCACAGAGCCCCACATCTCTTCGGATGAAGGGGTACCGTCAAAATCACTGATTGCATCTTCGCCCCAGGGAATGGCTTCATCTTCGTCTCAGGCGATGGCTTCAACTCCATCTCGGGTAATGGCTTCAACTCCGTCTGAGGAAATAGCTTCGACATCAGAGATGGCGGGTGAAGTGTCTGATTCCAGTTATGGTTCGTGTAATACCATCGAGGAAGAGGATCTTCTCAAAAGAGCGGTCAAATTGCTCAAAGATAGGAGAATAGGGAGCATTTGGTCTATTCTGGAAAAGGCCTGCAAGGCGTATGTACGCGGCACGGCGATATTCATCGGGTTCAACCAAAACTATCAGATGAATTCTCAGTTGCTTTCTCGTGAAAAGGCTCGAAAAGCTGTGGAGGCAGTTTTTCAGGAATTATTAGGGAAACCCGTTGAAATAAGGTTTGAAAATCTTGAGTCATCGGCGGCCTCCAAAAATGGCGATGATGCTAATGAAGGCCCGCGTCTCCAAGCGGCCCCGGATCCGTCCGCCCGGGAGATGGCTGCTTCTAGTGGACAAAATGCCGTCTCGGCGGGAGCTGGCGCTACAGAGGTGGCCATGGACATTGTTGATGAAGGTAATTCACAGGAGGATATTGGTGAACAGGGACCGTTGATCGAGAATTCTCCTGAGGTAGCCAATGACCCAATTGTAAGGCAGGTTGCCATGTTTTTCGGGGGAAGGGTGCTAAAGGCGGTAGGCAACAGGGAAGAGAATTAG